The Chaetodon auriga isolate fChaAug3 chromosome 3, fChaAug3.hap1, whole genome shotgun sequence genome has a window encoding:
- the shroom2a gene encoding protein Shroom2 isoform X1, protein MDTEGYKNDPHYTGAESLWHVVQKSGDLEPRSRDGEGWKLVDVFLSGGAPWGFTLRGGLEHREPLLITKVEEGSKAAAVSLQVGDELVNINEIPLSGYRQEAICLVKGSHKTLSLVVKRNMKMVDIVTQKMPSENDVHVARSFLTKILRSSMRKNHFKGRNEPISRPHSWHSTKFNESQSETAKTQSPPTPVWHTRYDASSSSTDLSSGWEQTNLRRVSDQFSSLGSMDSLEHVSHQYPAGQLSPAKSNNSMEHLGGGKRDSAYSSFSTSSGTPDYTLSKSNAASTENMLYKFSQWDAGGKPNNGRNSQSMTEGVKQDDRVTYFQIPEASTGCEGPQTEDLAGSRHSTSSRTSCGPVWHVPEKKKTTSPSPPPPPPPARSDSFAATKVHERGLVVAHPEGPESRVSCKVPLLPASTENWRSHNLSPKNDSDSFYPSSDKSNHNQFNSNKQFSLSSSDVRQGQPYHQRHHSDKSTSYSQPWATSVPKPQNVGGYYCSMQELPTNGSVQHFGQNQRRNLSTSQSTTTTDQNTDSSGHSRYYCVTTCQPMQPNPQPLSGKSEDRKSVTGVDLAQTRNEQNSLSPQIVTKVKYNMPQQQQHSTHIKDSNGYSKHQVSTVLETSVPKSSSDDRGSQRGHNTHNAEAQFMSYPSSRQSEQRRSLPLQHRELPQDIKHHSQVSNKISPQATPMLHSLSMDAAGQEARGSNSEESLESKQARRSDRFATTLRNEIQMRKAKLQKSKSAATLPGTEGETEDGQDIWKPTENTTPTSADGSFTNTYKVNLKEAQARVLKATSFRRKDLEPVLLEHPAAEALPNYPSSVLTRKDVTPLPTVSESGMSKPGPAGGQVTRIGGRKRFPAEKKVRSFSEPDKIHEVGVKEDLPQNENASSSLDQQTLFKESGKATVPSHSPPESYTENPTETKTRGFATTSETEDAKKGIRNREYPEEVQGGPYSAHKLSILGQQRLGTFAEYEAKWNIQKKNPETRVSGRYRSADNILDPGPEERTKTTCFHERSRSSPSADIYGQKIQAPARKSETEYSQTESEPVEQLNVAPAFSDRGPGDCKVREKPVEFEHYSVPPPPPMTATNPDSRHRAAPATMNHRPTSVSHSLRESALPQPEDHSHTEPPSGPRRKPSALEKPPPPRCPEVNSHESFTGSQSEIFTHCSPNTDPNSAFVPTHSAKESEQGKGLVDKGQGAVHHLSTSNPQPASSPPASSHRPSRLATMEGQRSPSPQFSPQRLSDKPPASLQDEDSHRMDQVIENQTSAVKKVPIRIVHSEGVTEKENCPFLQHSDSPAVEPEGPGVTRLGTLGAAGQDSVFCAFTRQREPDGTPVAQIDPKPQRDPYMSTVRDPTEPTDEPGSNRATVTTGLSEDQKREELARDIMGKDKSLADILDQSKMKTTMDLMEGIFPQGEQLLGGAHQRRKVSPKQTVTRPAEEREKEDSMAAAVTMVTTSTYYSTSAPKAELLIKMKDMQEQEPEEEDSEDELDIDLANKKQELIDSLSKKLQVLREARESLQEDVLDNNALGDEVEARVQQVCKPNELDKFRMFVGDLDKVVSLLLSLSGRLARVENALNSLEEDASADERRTLVEKRKLLIRQHEDAKELKENLDRRERVVYEILGNYLQEDSLTDYEHFVKMKSALIIEQRKLEDKIKLGEEQLKCLMDSLPIEQRLAF, encoded by the exons ATGGACACTGAGGGATATAAAAATGACCCACACTATACTGGGGCAGAGAGCCTTTGGCATGTGGTGCAGAAATCCGGAGATCTGGAGCCAAGGAGCAGGGATGGTGAGGGCTGGAAGCTGGTGGATGTATTTCTTTCAGGAGGAGCACCGTGGGGATTCACTCTGAGAGGAGGACTGGAGCATCGAGAACCTCTGCTCATAACCAAG GTTGAGGAAGGCAGCAAGGCAGCAGCTGTGAGTCTCCAGGTGGGAGACGAGCTTGTCAACATCAACGAGATTCCCCTGAGTGGCTACAGACAGGAGGCGATCTGCCTCGTGAAAGGCTCCCACAAGACCCTCAGTCTGGTGGTGAAAAG GAATATGAAAATGGTGGATATTGTAACTCAGAAAATGCCCTCAGAGAATGACGTGCATGTGGCAAGAAGCTTTCTTACGAAGATTTTGCGAAGTTCCATGAG AAAGAATCACTTTAAAGG GCGGAATGAACCCATAAGCAGGCCTCACTCCTGGCACTCCACCAAGTTCAACGAAAGCCAATCAGAGACTGCCAAAACACAGTCTCCACCCACGCCAGTCTGGCACACCAGATATGATGCAAG CTCATCCTCGACTGATCTGTCCTCCGGCTGGGAGCAGACAAACCTGCGCAGAGTGTCCGACCAGTTCAGCTCTCTGGGCAGTATGGACAGTCTAGAACATGTCTCACACCAATATCCTGCTGGTCAGCTGTCACCTGCCAAGTCCAACAACAGCATGGAGCACCTTGGAGGAGGCAAACGAGACTCAGCCTACAGCTCCTTCTCCACTAGCTCTGGGACACCAGACTATACCCTCTCAAAGAGCAATGCTGCCTCGACAGAGAACATGCTCTACAAGTTCAGTCAGTGGGATGCAGGAGGAAAGCCAAACAATGGCAGAAACAGCCAGAGCATGACTGAGGGAGTCAAACAGGATGATAGGGTGACGTACTTTCAGATCCCAGAAGCTAGCACAGGCTGTGAGGGTCCGCAGACTGAGGACTTGGCTGGGTCCCGTCATTCCACTTCAAGTAGAACCAGCTGTGGACCTGTTTGGCATGTccctgaaaaaaagaagaccacttccccctctcctccccctccccctccacctgcaCGCAGTGACAGTTTTGCTGCAACTAAGGTACATGAAAGGGGTCTCGTTGTAGCTCACCCCGAAGGACCTGAATCGCGTGTCTCCTGCAAGGTTCCACTGCTTCCTGCTTCCACTGAAAATTGGCGCAGCCACAACCTTTCCCCgaaaaatgacagtgacagtttttACCCTTCATCTGATAAATCGAATCATAATCAGTTCAACTCAAACAAGCAGTTCTCATTGTCCAGTAGTGATGTTCGGCAAGGTCAGCCGTACCATCAGCGACACCATAGTGACAAAAGCACTTCTTATTCTCAGCCCTGGGCTACATCTGTACCAAAGCCACAGAACGTAGGTGGCTACTATTGTAGCATGCAGGAACTGCCTACTAACGGTTCTGTGCAACACTTTGGTCAGAACCAGAGAAGGAATTTAAGCACCTCCCAGTCTACAACAACCACCgaccaaaacactgacagcagtggaCATAGTCGATACTACTGTGTCACAACATGCCAGCCCATGCAGCCTAACCCCCAGCCCTTGTCAGGAAAatcagaggacaggaagagtGTCACAGGCGTCGACCTGGCACAGACCCGAAATGAGCAGAACTCTCTTAGCCCACAGATTGTCACCAAGGTGAAGTATAATATGCcccaacagcagcaacactccACGCACATTAAAGACAGTAATGGATACAGCAAGCACCAAGTTAGTACTGTACTCGAAACCTCTGTACCTAAATCCAGCTCTGATGATCGTGGAAGCCAGAGaggacacaacacacacaatgcagaaGCTCAGTTCATGAGTTATCCCTCTAGCAGACAGTCCGAGCAGAGGCGGTCTCTGCCTCTACAACACAGAGAATTACCCCAGGACATCAAACATCACAGCCAAGTGAGCAACAAGATCTCCCCCCAGGCCACCCCAATGCTTCACTCATTATCTATGGATGCTGCAGGCCAAGAGGCAAGAGGCTCAAACTCTGAGGAGTCCCTTGAAAGCAAGCAGGCGAGGCGCAGTGACCGTTTTGCCACCACATTAAGGAATGAAATCCAAATGAGAAAGGCCAAGCTGCAGAAAAGTAAGAGTGCTGCTACCCTTCCTGGTactgagggagagacagaggatggTCAGGATATCTGGAAGCCCACTGAAAACACCACGCCGACCTCTGCTGATGGCTCCTTCACCAACACCTACAAGGTTAATCTGAAGGAAGCACAAGCAAGGGTGCTTAAGGCTACGTCTTTCAGGAGAAAAGACCTGGAGCCGGTTTTACTAGAACACCCTGCAGCTGAGGCCTTACCTAACTACCCGTCCTCAGTACTGACCCGTAAAGATGTCACCCCTCTGCCAACTGTCTCGGAGTCTGGAATGAGTAAACCAGGGCCTGCCGGTGGGCAGGTAACTCGCATTGGTGGTCGAAAGCGCTTTCCTGCGGAAAAGAAGGTAAGGTCTTTCTCTGAACCAGACAAAATCCATGAAGTTGGGGTGAAGGAAGATCTCCCTCAGAATGAAAATGCAAGCTCCTCACTAGACCAACAGACGCTGTTTAAGGAAAGTGGGAAAGCAACTGTCCCCAGTCACAGTCCTCCTGAGAGCTATACCGAGAACCCCACAGAGACCAAGACCAGAGGTTTTGCAACAACCAGTGAAACGGAGGACGCAAAGAAAGGCATCAGGAACAGAGAATACCCTGAAGAGGTCCAGGGAGGTCCTTACTCTGCACACAAGCTGTCCATCCTAGGCCAACAAAGACTGGGAACCTTTGCTGAGTATGAGGCAAAGTGgaatatacagaaaaaaaacccagaaacgAGAGTCTCCGGGCGGTACCGCTCAGCTGACAACATCCTGGATCCGGGACCAGAGGAGAGAACTAAAACCACCTGTTTCCACGAGAGATCCAGATCATCCCCTTCAGCAGACATCTatggacag AAGATTCAAGCTCCTGCAAGAAAGTCTGAGACAGAATATTCCCAGACGGAGAGTGAACCTGTTGAACAGCTCAACGTTGCACCAGC GTTCTCTGACAGAGGGCCTGGTGACTGTAAAGTGAGAGAAAAGCCTGTGGAGTTTGAACATTACTCAGTGCCACCCCCTCCGCCCATGACAGCAACCAACcctgacagcagacacagagctgccCCTGCCACCATGAACCACAGACCCACATCTGTCTCTCACAGCCTCAGAGAGTCTGCCCTCCCTCAGCCCGAGGACCACAGCCACACCGAGCCTCCGTCTGGGCCCAGGAGGAAGCCCTCTGCGCTGGAGAAGCCTCCCCCACCCAGATGCCCAGAGGTCAACTCCCACGAGTCCTTCACGGGTTCCCAGAGCGAAATCTTCACCCACTGCTCTCCTAACACTGACCCTAACTCCGCCTTTGTCCCCACCCACTCTGCAAAGGAATCTGAGCAGGGCAAAGGACTTGTGGACAAAGGACAAGGGGCAGTACATCATCTGTCAACATCCAATCCTCAGCCTGCCTCCTCTCCcccggcttcctcccacagaccttCAAGGCTGGCCACTATGGAGGGACAGCGCTCGCCATCGCCACAGTTTTCCCCACAGAGACTCAGTGACAAGCCGCCGGCCTCTCTACAGGATGAAGACTCACACAG GATGGATCAAGTGATAGAAAACCAAACTTCTGCAGTGAAGAAAGTGCCCATCAGGATTGTCCACTCAGAGGGAGTCACGGAGAAGGAGAATTGTCCGTTTTTGCAGCACAGCGACTCCCCTGCTGTTGAGCCCGAGGGTCCCGGCGTAACCAGGCTCGGCACTCTGGGAGCTGCAGGGCAGGACTCGGTCTTCTGTGCCTTTACTCGCCAGAGGGAGCCCGACGGTACGCCGGTCGCTCAGATAGACCCAAAGCCCCAGAGAGACCCCTACATGAGCACTGTTAGAGATCCCACAGAGCCCACAGATGAGCCCGGCAGCAACAGGGCGACGGTAACCACAGGACTGTCTGAGGatcagaagagagaggagctggcCAGGGACATCATGGGGAAGGACAAATCGCTAGCTGATATTCTGGACCAGAGCAAGATGAAGACCACCATGGACTTGATGGAGGGTATCTTCCCTCAGGGGGAGCAGCTGCTGGGAGGAGCTCACCAGCGCAGGAAGGTGTCCCCGAAACAGACAGTGACCCGGCCCGCTGAGGAAAG ggaaaaggaggacagTATGGCGGCGGCTGTCACCATGGTGACCACCTCGACATATTACAGCACATCAGCTCCCAAAGCTGAGCTCCTTATTAAGATGAAGGACATGCAGGAGCAGGAGCCGGAGGAGGAAGACTCAGAGGACGAACTGGACATTGATCTGGCCAACAAGAAG CAAGAGCTGATCGACAGCCTTAGCAAGAAGCTTCAGGTGCTGCGAGAAGCCCGGGAGAGTCTTCAGGAGGACGTCCTCGACAACAACGCCCTGGGAGACGAGGTGGAGGCTCGAGTCCAGCAGGTCTGCAAACCCAACGAGCTGGACAAGTTCAGGATGTTTGTCGGGGACCTGGACAAGGTGGTGAGCCTGCTGCTGTCCCTGTCGGGCCGTCTGGCCAGAGTGGAAAACGCCCTCAACAGCCTGGAGGAGGACGCTTCTGCGGACGAGAGG CGGACGttggtggagaagaggaagctgctgaTTCGACAGCATGAGGATGCCaaggagctgaaggagaacCTGGACCGCCGGGAACGCGTGGTGTATGAGATCCTGGGCAACTACCTGCAGGAGGACAGCCTTACAGACTATGAGCACTTTGTCAAGATGAAGTCCGCGCTCATCATCGAGCAGCGCAAGCTGGAGGACAAAATCAAACTGGGCGAGGAGCAGCTCAAGTGTCTGATGGACAGCCTGCCGATAGAGCAGCGGCTGGCCTTCTGA
- the shroom2a gene encoding protein Shroom2 isoform X2, with the protein MDTEGYKNDPHYTGAESLWHVVQKSGDLEPRSRDGEGWKLVDVFLSGGAPWGFTLRGGLEHREPLLITKVEEGSKAAAVSLQVGDELVNINEIPLSGYRQEAICLVKGSHKTLSLVVKRNMKMVDIVTQKMPSENDVHVARSFLTKILRSSMRRNEPISRPHSWHSTKFNESQSETAKTQSPPTPVWHTRYDASSSSTDLSSGWEQTNLRRVSDQFSSLGSMDSLEHVSHQYPAGQLSPAKSNNSMEHLGGGKRDSAYSSFSTSSGTPDYTLSKSNAASTENMLYKFSQWDAGGKPNNGRNSQSMTEGVKQDDRVTYFQIPEASTGCEGPQTEDLAGSRHSTSSRTSCGPVWHVPEKKKTTSPSPPPPPPPARSDSFAATKVHERGLVVAHPEGPESRVSCKVPLLPASTENWRSHNLSPKNDSDSFYPSSDKSNHNQFNSNKQFSLSSSDVRQGQPYHQRHHSDKSTSYSQPWATSVPKPQNVGGYYCSMQELPTNGSVQHFGQNQRRNLSTSQSTTTTDQNTDSSGHSRYYCVTTCQPMQPNPQPLSGKSEDRKSVTGVDLAQTRNEQNSLSPQIVTKVKYNMPQQQQHSTHIKDSNGYSKHQVSTVLETSVPKSSSDDRGSQRGHNTHNAEAQFMSYPSSRQSEQRRSLPLQHRELPQDIKHHSQVSNKISPQATPMLHSLSMDAAGQEARGSNSEESLESKQARRSDRFATTLRNEIQMRKAKLQKSKSAATLPGTEGETEDGQDIWKPTENTTPTSADGSFTNTYKVNLKEAQARVLKATSFRRKDLEPVLLEHPAAEALPNYPSSVLTRKDVTPLPTVSESGMSKPGPAGGQVTRIGGRKRFPAEKKVRSFSEPDKIHEVGVKEDLPQNENASSSLDQQTLFKESGKATVPSHSPPESYTENPTETKTRGFATTSETEDAKKGIRNREYPEEVQGGPYSAHKLSILGQQRLGTFAEYEAKWNIQKKNPETRVSGRYRSADNILDPGPEERTKTTCFHERSRSSPSADIYGQKIQAPARKSETEYSQTESEPVEQLNVAPAFSDRGPGDCKVREKPVEFEHYSVPPPPPMTATNPDSRHRAAPATMNHRPTSVSHSLRESALPQPEDHSHTEPPSGPRRKPSALEKPPPPRCPEVNSHESFTGSQSEIFTHCSPNTDPNSAFVPTHSAKESEQGKGLVDKGQGAVHHLSTSNPQPASSPPASSHRPSRLATMEGQRSPSPQFSPQRLSDKPPASLQDEDSHRMDQVIENQTSAVKKVPIRIVHSEGVTEKENCPFLQHSDSPAVEPEGPGVTRLGTLGAAGQDSVFCAFTRQREPDGTPVAQIDPKPQRDPYMSTVRDPTEPTDEPGSNRATVTTGLSEDQKREELARDIMGKDKSLADILDQSKMKTTMDLMEGIFPQGEQLLGGAHQRRKVSPKQTVTRPAEEREKEDSMAAAVTMVTTSTYYSTSAPKAELLIKMKDMQEQEPEEEDSEDELDIDLANKKQELIDSLSKKLQVLREARESLQEDVLDNNALGDEVEARVQQVCKPNELDKFRMFVGDLDKVVSLLLSLSGRLARVENALNSLEEDASADERRTLVEKRKLLIRQHEDAKELKENLDRRERVVYEILGNYLQEDSLTDYEHFVKMKSALIIEQRKLEDKIKLGEEQLKCLMDSLPIEQRLAF; encoded by the exons ATGGACACTGAGGGATATAAAAATGACCCACACTATACTGGGGCAGAGAGCCTTTGGCATGTGGTGCAGAAATCCGGAGATCTGGAGCCAAGGAGCAGGGATGGTGAGGGCTGGAAGCTGGTGGATGTATTTCTTTCAGGAGGAGCACCGTGGGGATTCACTCTGAGAGGAGGACTGGAGCATCGAGAACCTCTGCTCATAACCAAG GTTGAGGAAGGCAGCAAGGCAGCAGCTGTGAGTCTCCAGGTGGGAGACGAGCTTGTCAACATCAACGAGATTCCCCTGAGTGGCTACAGACAGGAGGCGATCTGCCTCGTGAAAGGCTCCCACAAGACCCTCAGTCTGGTGGTGAAAAG GAATATGAAAATGGTGGATATTGTAACTCAGAAAATGCCCTCAGAGAATGACGTGCATGTGGCAAGAAGCTTTCTTACGAAGATTTTGCGAAGTTCCATGAG GCGGAATGAACCCATAAGCAGGCCTCACTCCTGGCACTCCACCAAGTTCAACGAAAGCCAATCAGAGACTGCCAAAACACAGTCTCCACCCACGCCAGTCTGGCACACCAGATATGATGCAAG CTCATCCTCGACTGATCTGTCCTCCGGCTGGGAGCAGACAAACCTGCGCAGAGTGTCCGACCAGTTCAGCTCTCTGGGCAGTATGGACAGTCTAGAACATGTCTCACACCAATATCCTGCTGGTCAGCTGTCACCTGCCAAGTCCAACAACAGCATGGAGCACCTTGGAGGAGGCAAACGAGACTCAGCCTACAGCTCCTTCTCCACTAGCTCTGGGACACCAGACTATACCCTCTCAAAGAGCAATGCTGCCTCGACAGAGAACATGCTCTACAAGTTCAGTCAGTGGGATGCAGGAGGAAAGCCAAACAATGGCAGAAACAGCCAGAGCATGACTGAGGGAGTCAAACAGGATGATAGGGTGACGTACTTTCAGATCCCAGAAGCTAGCACAGGCTGTGAGGGTCCGCAGACTGAGGACTTGGCTGGGTCCCGTCATTCCACTTCAAGTAGAACCAGCTGTGGACCTGTTTGGCATGTccctgaaaaaaagaagaccacttccccctctcctccccctccccctccacctgcaCGCAGTGACAGTTTTGCTGCAACTAAGGTACATGAAAGGGGTCTCGTTGTAGCTCACCCCGAAGGACCTGAATCGCGTGTCTCCTGCAAGGTTCCACTGCTTCCTGCTTCCACTGAAAATTGGCGCAGCCACAACCTTTCCCCgaaaaatgacagtgacagtttttACCCTTCATCTGATAAATCGAATCATAATCAGTTCAACTCAAACAAGCAGTTCTCATTGTCCAGTAGTGATGTTCGGCAAGGTCAGCCGTACCATCAGCGACACCATAGTGACAAAAGCACTTCTTATTCTCAGCCCTGGGCTACATCTGTACCAAAGCCACAGAACGTAGGTGGCTACTATTGTAGCATGCAGGAACTGCCTACTAACGGTTCTGTGCAACACTTTGGTCAGAACCAGAGAAGGAATTTAAGCACCTCCCAGTCTACAACAACCACCgaccaaaacactgacagcagtggaCATAGTCGATACTACTGTGTCACAACATGCCAGCCCATGCAGCCTAACCCCCAGCCCTTGTCAGGAAAatcagaggacaggaagagtGTCACAGGCGTCGACCTGGCACAGACCCGAAATGAGCAGAACTCTCTTAGCCCACAGATTGTCACCAAGGTGAAGTATAATATGCcccaacagcagcaacactccACGCACATTAAAGACAGTAATGGATACAGCAAGCACCAAGTTAGTACTGTACTCGAAACCTCTGTACCTAAATCCAGCTCTGATGATCGTGGAAGCCAGAGaggacacaacacacacaatgcagaaGCTCAGTTCATGAGTTATCCCTCTAGCAGACAGTCCGAGCAGAGGCGGTCTCTGCCTCTACAACACAGAGAATTACCCCAGGACATCAAACATCACAGCCAAGTGAGCAACAAGATCTCCCCCCAGGCCACCCCAATGCTTCACTCATTATCTATGGATGCTGCAGGCCAAGAGGCAAGAGGCTCAAACTCTGAGGAGTCCCTTGAAAGCAAGCAGGCGAGGCGCAGTGACCGTTTTGCCACCACATTAAGGAATGAAATCCAAATGAGAAAGGCCAAGCTGCAGAAAAGTAAGAGTGCTGCTACCCTTCCTGGTactgagggagagacagaggatggTCAGGATATCTGGAAGCCCACTGAAAACACCACGCCGACCTCTGCTGATGGCTCCTTCACCAACACCTACAAGGTTAATCTGAAGGAAGCACAAGCAAGGGTGCTTAAGGCTACGTCTTTCAGGAGAAAAGACCTGGAGCCGGTTTTACTAGAACACCCTGCAGCTGAGGCCTTACCTAACTACCCGTCCTCAGTACTGACCCGTAAAGATGTCACCCCTCTGCCAACTGTCTCGGAGTCTGGAATGAGTAAACCAGGGCCTGCCGGTGGGCAGGTAACTCGCATTGGTGGTCGAAAGCGCTTTCCTGCGGAAAAGAAGGTAAGGTCTTTCTCTGAACCAGACAAAATCCATGAAGTTGGGGTGAAGGAAGATCTCCCTCAGAATGAAAATGCAAGCTCCTCACTAGACCAACAGACGCTGTTTAAGGAAAGTGGGAAAGCAACTGTCCCCAGTCACAGTCCTCCTGAGAGCTATACCGAGAACCCCACAGAGACCAAGACCAGAGGTTTTGCAACAACCAGTGAAACGGAGGACGCAAAGAAAGGCATCAGGAACAGAGAATACCCTGAAGAGGTCCAGGGAGGTCCTTACTCTGCACACAAGCTGTCCATCCTAGGCCAACAAAGACTGGGAACCTTTGCTGAGTATGAGGCAAAGTGgaatatacagaaaaaaaacccagaaacgAGAGTCTCCGGGCGGTACCGCTCAGCTGACAACATCCTGGATCCGGGACCAGAGGAGAGAACTAAAACCACCTGTTTCCACGAGAGATCCAGATCATCCCCTTCAGCAGACATCTatggacag AAGATTCAAGCTCCTGCAAGAAAGTCTGAGACAGAATATTCCCAGACGGAGAGTGAACCTGTTGAACAGCTCAACGTTGCACCAGC GTTCTCTGACAGAGGGCCTGGTGACTGTAAAGTGAGAGAAAAGCCTGTGGAGTTTGAACATTACTCAGTGCCACCCCCTCCGCCCATGACAGCAACCAACcctgacagcagacacagagctgccCCTGCCACCATGAACCACAGACCCACATCTGTCTCTCACAGCCTCAGAGAGTCTGCCCTCCCTCAGCCCGAGGACCACAGCCACACCGAGCCTCCGTCTGGGCCCAGGAGGAAGCCCTCTGCGCTGGAGAAGCCTCCCCCACCCAGATGCCCAGAGGTCAACTCCCACGAGTCCTTCACGGGTTCCCAGAGCGAAATCTTCACCCACTGCTCTCCTAACACTGACCCTAACTCCGCCTTTGTCCCCACCCACTCTGCAAAGGAATCTGAGCAGGGCAAAGGACTTGTGGACAAAGGACAAGGGGCAGTACATCATCTGTCAACATCCAATCCTCAGCCTGCCTCCTCTCCcccggcttcctcccacagaccttCAAGGCTGGCCACTATGGAGGGACAGCGCTCGCCATCGCCACAGTTTTCCCCACAGAGACTCAGTGACAAGCCGCCGGCCTCTCTACAGGATGAAGACTCACACAG GATGGATCAAGTGATAGAAAACCAAACTTCTGCAGTGAAGAAAGTGCCCATCAGGATTGTCCACTCAGAGGGAGTCACGGAGAAGGAGAATTGTCCGTTTTTGCAGCACAGCGACTCCCCTGCTGTTGAGCCCGAGGGTCCCGGCGTAACCAGGCTCGGCACTCTGGGAGCTGCAGGGCAGGACTCGGTCTTCTGTGCCTTTACTCGCCAGAGGGAGCCCGACGGTACGCCGGTCGCTCAGATAGACCCAAAGCCCCAGAGAGACCCCTACATGAGCACTGTTAGAGATCCCACAGAGCCCACAGATGAGCCCGGCAGCAACAGGGCGACGGTAACCACAGGACTGTCTGAGGatcagaagagagaggagctggcCAGGGACATCATGGGGAAGGACAAATCGCTAGCTGATATTCTGGACCAGAGCAAGATGAAGACCACCATGGACTTGATGGAGGGTATCTTCCCTCAGGGGGAGCAGCTGCTGGGAGGAGCTCACCAGCGCAGGAAGGTGTCCCCGAAACAGACAGTGACCCGGCCCGCTGAGGAAAG ggaaaaggaggacagTATGGCGGCGGCTGTCACCATGGTGACCACCTCGACATATTACAGCACATCAGCTCCCAAAGCTGAGCTCCTTATTAAGATGAAGGACATGCAGGAGCAGGAGCCGGAGGAGGAAGACTCAGAGGACGAACTGGACATTGATCTGGCCAACAAGAAG CAAGAGCTGATCGACAGCCTTAGCAAGAAGCTTCAGGTGCTGCGAGAAGCCCGGGAGAGTCTTCAGGAGGACGTCCTCGACAACAACGCCCTGGGAGACGAGGTGGAGGCTCGAGTCCAGCAGGTCTGCAAACCCAACGAGCTGGACAAGTTCAGGATGTTTGTCGGGGACCTGGACAAGGTGGTGAGCCTGCTGCTGTCCCTGTCGGGCCGTCTGGCCAGAGTGGAAAACGCCCTCAACAGCCTGGAGGAGGACGCTTCTGCGGACGAGAGG CGGACGttggtggagaagaggaagctgctgaTTCGACAGCATGAGGATGCCaaggagctgaaggagaacCTGGACCGCCGGGAACGCGTGGTGTATGAGATCCTGGGCAACTACCTGCAGGAGGACAGCCTTACAGACTATGAGCACTTTGTCAAGATGAAGTCCGCGCTCATCATCGAGCAGCGCAAGCTGGAGGACAAAATCAAACTGGGCGAGGAGCAGCTCAAGTGTCTGATGGACAGCCTGCCGATAGAGCAGCGGCTGGCCTTCTGA